One region of Salvelinus sp. IW2-2015 linkage group LG1, ASM291031v2, whole genome shotgun sequence genomic DNA includes:
- the LOC111975066 gene encoding uncharacterized protein — MYPMDPEKHSHQRECGEPETCSQRREFREPEXCSQKREYEEPERYSRRREYGGPSSGQWEDILEKRGNGQAMPREPYSEYSSMXRTREGGEEYGASSAMSYIMDPSSRDWSKGSLKGSSAPFSPDTDGDPVKLSVEDLELARKKKELKVIEEKIAHKKAVLALQKVKRGAKDMPETQAASTTVKGISKQTKINNTIFKTYNHVTDKSSRECLPLKRRVLDILSKFRRTAVRCMRKPKKQNKMRALELMISAPLNARAAVLRGTESEGFNEPTTLSQQ, encoded by the exons ATGTACCCAATGGATCCAGAGAAGCACAGTCACCAGAGGGAGTGTGGAGAACCAGAGACATGCAGTCAGCGGAGGGAGTTTAGAGAACCAGAGYCATGCAGTCAGAAGAGGGAGTATGAAGAACCAGAGAGGTACAGTCGGCGGAGGGAGTACGGAGGACCGAGCTCAGGACAATGGGAAGATATCCTTGAGAAGAGAGGCAATGGCCAGGCTATGCCCCGAGAGCCCTACAGTGAATACTCCAGCATGAGSAGGACTAGAGAAGGTGGGGAGGAGTATGGTGCTTCCTCTGCTATGAGCTACATCATGGACCCATCATCCAGAGACTGGAGCAAAGGCTCATTGAAGGGTAGCAGTGCTCCCTTCTCCCCAGACACAGATGGAGATCCTGTGAAGCTCAGTGTGGAGGACCTGGAACTCGCTCGTAAGAAGAAGGAGCTGAAGGTCATAGAGGAAAAGATAGCTCACAAGAAAGCTGTTCTTGCTCTGCAAAAAGTTAAACGCGGAGCTAAGGACATGCCTGAAACACAGGCTGCATCCACAACAGTGAAGGGCATCTCTAAACAGACCAAAATCAACAATACAATATTCAAAACATACAACCATGTCACCGACAAGTCGTCACGCGAATGCCTACCTCTTAAACGGAGGGTGCTGGACATTCTGAGTAAGTTCAGAAGAACAGCGGTACGGTGCATGCGTAAG CCGAAGAAACAAAACAAGATGCGAGCATTGGAGCTGATGATTAGCGCTCCCCTAAATGCAAGAGCCGCAGTCCTTCGGGGAACTGAGAGTGAAGGTTTTAATGAACCAACGACGCTCTCCCAACAATAA
- the LOC111950227 gene encoding uncharacterized protein translates to MDPIFPVSHPHASMMATYSTTQYSQYMAYHSSPYTIPFPPGWGYPPGTMPPGTMPPGIMPAGAMLPSNKPLLSNTPGYPAYPNFPPYYSYGTTALNQTYAYTQPARIPAVLSQRCTYTQPASKRKKKKQKHALMKMSCQMVTKKSPAVLTTPIATKKSPSEPRSKIKAKGRNNIFFTGIFMKSYHSHLRKFQYNLKRLAKRRNKAHQRKRKRLLAEAAGKVAPHFPFEPEPKKDQEGGAMIDGEKLHADTAGEVIPQEAANNLEAPSETGPKKEPEGEKLHVDTAGEVIPQKAANNLEAPSETGPKKEPEGEKLHADTAGEVIPQEAANNLEAPSETGPKKEPEGEKLHVDTAGEVIPQKAANNLEAPSETGPKKEPEGEKLHADAAEKVAPQVTAMDSAAPSEMGPKKKKLYPGIFMRILMRRLKRHQDKIKRKKKHFAKRRKKAFQYKGKRPMVDTKEKVPLLEAAKDSGNPSEPWPKKKKKKKTLEEKGGIYYPGIFIRVHRTYLTRGKLSKAKAAAEGTEAISEPAPKIEEEGGMTEGEELLADTIEKGVPQVATNDSGLPSEPGPNKEPEREEETMLEEEKLLADHVAKVSVKGPQVLLEPKAEKDREGENGAIIDGEKLLADPVEKVAITGPGFLSEPEAEKETRGETTSGMRINGGKISLKSST, encoded by the exons ATGGACCCTATATTCCCTGTTTCTCATCCTCATGCCTCTATGATGGCTACCTACTCCACCACCCAGTACTCTCAGTATATGGCATACCACAGCAGCCCCTACACCATTCCGTTCCCTCCAGGGTGGGGTTATCCCCCTGGTACCATGCCCCCTGGTACCATGCCTCCTGGAATCATGCCCGCTGGTGCCATGCTGCCTAGTAACAAGCCCCTCCTATCTAACACCCCTGGGTATCCAGCCTACCCCAACTTCCCCCCATATTACTCTTATGGCACCACAGCCTTAAACCAGACATACGCATACACCCAGCCTGCCAGGATTCCAGCAGTCTTAAGTCAGAGATGCACATACACCCAACCCGCTAGCAAACGCAAGAAAAAGAAACAGAAGCATGCCCTAATGAAAATGTCCTGTCAGATGGTGACAAAGAAGTCCCCCGCGGTTTTGACCACTCCAATAGCGACAAAGAAGTCCCCCTCTGAACCACGGTCCAAGATTAAAGCAAAGGGGAGAAACAATATATTCTTCACAGGTATATTCATGAAGAGTTATCACAGTCATCTAAGGAAGTTTCAGTATAATTTGAAACGGCTTGCGAAGAGGAGGAATAAGGCTCACCAGCGCAAAAGAAAGCGATTGCTTGCAGAAGCAGCAGGGAAAGTGGCCCCTCACTTCCCTTTTGAACCGGAGCCCAAGAAAGACCAAGAAGGAGGAGCAATGATAGATGGGGAGAAACTACATGCTGACACTGCTGGAGAAGTGATCCCTCAGGAAGCTGCAAATAATTTGGAGGCACCATCTGAAACAGGGCCTAAGAAAGAACCAGAAGGTGAGAAACTACATGTTGACACTGCTGGAGAAGTGATCCCTCAGAAAGCTGCAAATAATTTGGAGGCACCATCTGAAACAGGGCCTAAGAAAGAACCAGAAGGTGAGAAACTACATGCTGATACTGCTGGAGAAGTGATCCCTCAGGAAGCTGCAAATAATTTGGAGGCACCATCTGAAACAGGGCCTAAGAAAGAACCAGAAGGTGAGAAACTACATGTTGACACTGCTGGAGAAGTGATCCCTCAGAAAGCTGCAAATAATTTGGAGGCACCATCTGAAACAGGGCCTAAGAAAGAACCAGAAGGCGAGAAACTACATGCTGATGCTGCAGAGAAAGTGGCTCCTCAGGTGACAGCAATGGACTCTGCGGCCCCCTCTGAAATGGGCCCcaagaaaaaaaagttgtatccAGGTATCTTCATGAGGATTCTAATGAGACGTCTAAAGAGGCATCAGGACAAGATAAAAAGGAAGAAGAAGCATTTTGCAAAGAGGAGGAAAAAGGCTTTCCAGTACAAAGGGAAGAGACCAATGGTAGACACTAAGGAAAAAGTGCCTCTTCTAGAGGCTGCAAAGGACTCTGGGAACCCTTCTGAACCATGGcccaagaaaaagaaaaaaaagaaaacactagAGGAAAAAGGAGGTATATACTACCCAGGGATATTCATAAGGGTACACAGAACCTATTTGACAAGGGGGAAACTGTCAAAGGCAAAAGCAGCTGCTGAAGGCACTGAGGCCATTTCTGAACCAGCACCCAAGattgaagaggagggaggaatgaCAGAAGGGGAGGAACTGCTTGCAGACACCATAGAGAAAGGGGTTCCTCAAGTGGCTACAAATGACTCTGGGCTTCCCTCTGAACCAGGGCCCAACAAAGAaccagaaagagaggaagaaactaTGTTAGAAGAGGAGAAACTGCTTGCAGATCATGTGGCYAAAGTGTCTGTAAAAGGCCCTCAGGTCCTCTTGGAACCAAAGGCTGAGAAAGACCGAGAAGGAGAGAACGGCGCAATTATAGATGGCGAGAAACTGCTAGCAGACCCTGTGGAGAAAGTGGCTATAACGGGCCCTGGATTCCTCTCTGAACCAGAGGCTGAGAAGGAGACAAGGGGAGAAACAACCAGTGGCATGAGAATTAATGGAGGAAAAATAAG CTTGAAGAGTTCAACCTGA
- the LOC111950505 gene encoding group XIIB secretory phospholipase A2-like protein, with protein MTHWASLALLLVLGLSIQGTLSQDAEEXAPVDPSQAPVDPSQAEDEDEWGLNSVRGGFEAVNGYFDSMLELMGGRDGVCQYRCRYGKAALPRPDYQMQEPNGCSAYFLGLPVPNSVDLGIPAMTKCCNQLDMCYDTCGSNKYRCDSKFRWCLHSICSDLKKSLGFMSKVEACETVADTLFNTVWTLGCRPYMNSQREACLCEGEERDEL; from the exons ATGACACACTGGGCCTCCCTTGCTCTCCTTCTGGTTTTGGGCCTCTCCATCCAGGGGACCCTCTCCCAGGACGCTGAGGAACRTGCACCAGTGGACCCAAGCCAGGCCCCTGTCGACCCCTCCCAGGCAGAGGATGAGGACGAGTGGGGACTGAACTCRGTTAGAGGAGGCTTTGAAGCCGTCAATGGATACTTTGACTCCATGCTGGAGCTTATGGGCGGACGCGATGGAGTGTGCCAGTACCGCTGTCGATATG GTAAAGCTGCTCTTCCTCGCCCTGACTACCAGATGCAGGAGCCCAACGGATGCAGTGCCTACTTCCTAGGCCTTCCTGTACCCAATAGT GTTGATCTGGGTATCCCTGCCATGACTAAGTGCTGCAACCAGCTGGATATGTGTTACGACACCTGCGGCTCCAACAAGTACCGCTGCGACTCCAAGTTCCGCTGGTGTCTCCACAGCATCTGCTCTGACCTCAAGAAGAGCCTGGGCTTCATGTCAAAGGTRGAAG CCTGTGAGACGGTAGCAGACACCCTGTTCAACACAGTCTGGACTCTGGGCTGCAGGCCCTACATGAACAGCCAGAGGGAAGCCTGCCtctgtgaaggagaggagagggatgagctTTAA